One region of Spiroplasma endosymbiont of Asaphidion curtum genomic DNA includes:
- a CDS encoding Mbov_0401 family ICE element transposase-like protein — translation MLEINNNVKTPENKHWFSLFTTHKNMYTNKCEQLANEYEKLDEYLYKYHYRLKQGYKVVHFAPRTIITIFGDVTFKRRRYKYWNQKSGKFEYVCLLDKEIGLLPKQRIYFDVQFKVLSLLGDGKRYRDVLDALNHYYISKASISSILNKYDIVEYFQLAEKETKTRIDVKNKDLYIQLDETFLATLDQKVKQDQRIRLVTFHTGHKEKNYKNARRELENKRGHFLMLKVGKRINTMGYRDLLIRELQKHYVNINYDKIIFCGDGATWIREIANSFGNVRYILDSYHAIKKLKQTTFNIIFENRKVTLNSWIKLYKDGNHQDLVKNIRNVAKNELNKDIKINLRKASNYFSNNKQGIHHQNLE, via the coding sequence ATGTTAGAAATTAATAATAATGTAAAAACCCCAGAAAATAAACATTGATTCAGTTTATTTACAACCCATAAAAATATGTACACCAACAAATGCGAACAACTAGCTAATGAATATGAAAAATTAGATGAATACTTATATAAATATCATTATCGCTTAAAACAAGGTTATAAAGTAGTTCATTTTGCACCAAGAACAATTATTACAATTTTTGGTGATGTTACTTTTAAACGACGCCGATATAAATATTGAAATCAAAAATCAGGTAAATTTGAATATGTATGTTTGTTAGATAAAGAAATTGGTCTATTACCCAAACAACGCATTTATTTTGATGTCCAATTTAAAGTTTTAAGTCTTTTGGGTGATGGTAAACGATATCGCGATGTTTTAGATGCTCTAAATCATTATTATATTTCAAAAGCTAGTATTTCAAGCATTTTAAATAAATATGATATTGTCGAATATTTTCAACTAGCAGAAAAAGAAACTAAAACTAGAATTGATGTCAAAAATAAGGACTTATATATTCAACTAGATGAGACATTTTTAGCAACATTAGATCAGAAAGTTAAACAAGACCAAAGAATTCGTTTAGTTACTTTTCATACAGGACATAAAGAAAAAAATTACAAAAATGCTCGTAGAGAGTTAGAAAATAAACGAGGTCATTTTCTAATGTTAAAAGTTGGTAAACGAATAAATACGATGGGTTATCGTGATTTATTAATTAGAGAATTACAAAAACATTATGTGAATATTAATTATGACAAAATAATTTTTTGTGGTGATGGTGCTACTTGAATTAGAGAAATTGCTAATAGTTTTGGTAATGTTAGATACATTTTAGATAGTTATCATGCTATTAAAAAATTAAAACAAACTACATTTAATATTATTTTTGAAAATCGCAAAGTAACACTAAATAGTTGAATTAAATTATATAAGGATGGAAATCATCAAGATTTAGTAAAAAACATTCGTAATGTTGCTAAAAATGAATTAAATAAAGATATTAAAATAAATTTAAGAAAGGCGAGTAATTATTTCAGTAATAATAAGCAAGGTATTCATCATCAAAATTTAGAATAG